TAAACATGAACTCTACGCCTTCTTCGCGGGAGTTTTTCACCTCTTTTTTTGAACCGGGCATGTTGGCTTCATCACGACGATAGGCACAGGTTACAGATATCGCACCTTGGCGAACGGACGTGCGCAGGCAGTCCATCGCGGTATCCCCACCGCCGAGCACGACGACGCGTTTGCCTGCCATCGAGATATAGGGCTCATTGTCTAATTCAGGTAGCCCCATAACGTGTTTGGTATTGGCGATCAGGAAGGGAAGCGCATCGAAAACACCGGGAGCCTCTTCATTATCAATATTGGCCTTCATGGAACGGTAGGTGCCCACACCGAGGAAAACGGTGTCATAGTCGTCCAGAAGCTGAGCCAGAGAAATGTCTTTCCCCACTTCGGTATTCAGTTGGAAGTCGATGCCCATGGCGCTGAACACTTCATGACGATGAATCAGGACGTTTTTGTCCAGTTTGAACGACGGAATCCCAAACGTGAGCAGGCCACCAATTTCCGGGTGACGATCGAACACGACGGCTTGCACGCCGTTGCGTGCTAACACATCAGCACAGGCTAACCCTGCCGGGCCAGCACCGACGATCGCGGCACGCTTTCCGCTGGGAACGACACGCGTCATATCGGGCGACCAGCCCATTTCCATCGCGGTGTCGGTAATGTAGCGCTCAACGTTACCGATGGTGATCGCACCATATTCTTTTCCCAGCGTACAGGCGCCTTCGCATAGCCGATCCTGTGGACACACCCGACCACAGATCTCCGGCAGGCTGCTGGTTTGATGCGAGAGCTCTACGGCTTCAAGAATGCGACCTTGTTTTGCCAGACTCAGCAATTCGGGAATATTGTTATGCAGCGGGCAGGTCCACTCGCAGATCGCGCGTTTGCCACAGGAAAGGCAGCGGTCAGCCTGATCTTCCGTCTGCTGCATGGAGAAGCCATGATAGATTTCATCAAACGTGGAGGTTCTCTGCGTCAGCGGTTTTTTCTCCGCATCCCGGCGCGGCCAGTTTTTTCTTTTACTGAGTGGATTAGTCGTTAGCGCTTTCAGCACGGGCGTTTCACGCTGCCAATGGGAAGCTGAACGTTGCGCCATCACCTGTTGTTTCTCCTGACGACGGGCAGCTAGCGTTTGTTCACTGACTAACTGCAATGCCTGAGTTGGGCAGGCTTCCACACACGCTTGTCCTTCTGGGCGGTCGGCGCAGAGATCGCATTTATGAGCGATGGTGCTGTTGTCCACAGAGTTTGTCACCATGGACATCGCGCCGAACGGGCAAGCCAGCACACAGCTTTTGCAACCGATGCACTTTTCCTGAACGAGCTGAATACTATTGTCTTTTCTGATCAAGGCCTGCGTTGGACACACGCTGGCGCAGGGGGCATCTTCACAGTGACGGCATGTCACGGCAGCCCGAAGTGTTGGCGTATTGAATGCCTTGATTCTGGGTTGAAATACCGTGGTGCTATCTGGATAACGGTCGTCATTGTGTGAAATCACACAGGCTATTTCACATGCATGGCACCCCATACAGTCTTGAGTACTGGCAATAACAAATCGGTTCATTACCTTTTCCCACCCTAGATCCCTCGATCGTGGCCTTTATCCTAATCGCTGGATAACACGCTGACCTTGATATAGAGCAGGTAAAAAGTCGGTTAATGTTAAATTGCATCCGTGTTATTAACGAAATTATTGAATCGTTTCAGTAAGTTGTAATGTTACTGGTAAGTAATATCTTTGTGCCTTATGGCCTTGTTTTTAATGTGGTTTATTTCGGGTAAATATTCTAGTTTTCATTATTTTTGATGAAATAACTCGTTACTTTTACTTATGCACCTCATAATATCGAGCGCTATTTACATGCAGCAAAACATTGTTGCATCAAAATAATGTTGCTGCTAAATAACGTGTTTTACGGCATTTTCATTATGAATCAATAACAGGGCTTTGCTCAGGGTTAATGGATTGTCACTAAGGGATAGTGTTATGAATAAAAAAGTCGTTCTTTGTTCTGTATTCATGTCCGCTGCGTTACTGAGCGGATGTGCTACAGAGTCTTCCCGTACCATAGAAGCACAAAAAGTCACTTCTTACAGTACGCCTTATCAGGGGGTTCGCAGCCCGATTTCCGTCGGGAAATTTGAAAACCGCTCTAATTACATGAACGGTATTTTTTCTGATGGCGTTGACCGTTTAGGTAATCAATCCAAGACCATTCTTGTTAGCCATCTCCAGCAGAGCGGCCGCTTTAATGTGCTGGATCGCACTAATATGGAAGAGCTGAAAGCGGAAGCGGGTATTAAAGGGCAAACGCAGACGTTGAAAGGCGCTAGCTATGTTATTACCGGTGATGTAACCGAGTTTGGTCGCAAAGAAGTGGGTGATCATCAGCTGTGGGGCATCCTGGGTCGCGGTAAAACACAGGTTGCCTACGCAAAAACCACATTAAATGTGGTGAACGTACAAACCTCAGAAGTGGTGTACTCCGTACAAGGTGCGGGCGAATACGCCTTGTCCAACCGTGAAATTATCGGTTTTGGCGGCACGGCCAGCTATGACTCTACGCTAAATGGTAAAGTTCTGGATTTAGCTATTCGTGAGGCCGTCAATAATCTGGTTGCGGGCATTGAAAGTGGTGCCTGGCGTCCAGCGAACTAATGGAATAGGAATATAACAATGTTATCTCATAAGAAAATTGTCCTGCTACTTGCAGCGACAGTACTGGCTGGTTGTGCGTCCGAGCCGAAAACGATTTACAGCTGGGATAAATATCAGCCTGCACTTTATGATTATTATCAACAGGATAAAGTCAGCCCAGAGCAGCAGATTCTTTCTCTGAATGAATCGATCGAAAAAGCGAAAGCCGCAAATAAACCCGTCCCGCCGGGACTCTATGCTCAACTTGGGTTGCTGTACGCCAATACTGGCCGTGATAGTGAAGCTCGCCAACAGTTTGAAACTGAAAAAGCGAAATTCCCTGAATCAGCACCTTTCATGGACTTCCTGTTGAGTAAAAATAAAGGGAATATTAAATGAATCGTTTCTTAGGATTATGTGGTCTGGTGTTTGCACTTGTGCTGACTGGCTGTGCTAAACCCGTACCTTATGACTACTCGTCATTTAAGCAGAGCAAGCCTAAATCTATTCTGGTATTGCCGCCGGTTAACCATTCTCCTGATGTGAAAGCAGGCTATAGTCTGCTTTCACAGGTCACCTATCCACTGGCAGAGTCGGGTTATTACGTATTGCCTGTTGCGGTGGTGGAAGAAACGTTCAAACAGAATGGCTTGTCTACCGCGTCGGATATCCATGCGTTGAGCGCGGCTAAGTTGCACCAAATCTTTGGCGCTGATGCTGCATTGTATCTGGACGTGAAAGAGTACGGCACTTCATACATCGTGATTAATAGTGAAACCCGCGTTTCTGCGGATGCACGTCTGGTTGATTTGCGTACGGGCAAACTGCTGTGGAGCGGAAGTGCAACGGCTTCCAGCAACGAGCAGCAATCAAGTTCTAACAGCGGCATCATTGGTGCTCTGGTGCAGGCGGCGGTGAACCAAATTGCAGACACGATCTCTGACAAAGGTCATGATGTTGCGGGTGTGACGAGTACGCGCCTGCTGGCGGCGGGTCATCCACGCGGTATGCTGTACGGGCCTCGCTCATTGCAATACGGTAAAGAAACCTACTGAATTGCACTGTAGTACATCGTTAAATTGTATTACGTAGCTAAATCACCAACGCCGTTCAATATTGAACGGCGTTTTTTATTCCTTTAGCTGATGAGCCTGCGGTGCTACACATCAGATGCCTGATCACGGTGCCGTTTATTGTGGCGCGTTATCCAGACGAAGGCTGAGGTTAGCAACAGAATCAGCGTTGCGACTGCCAGTACGACGGAAAACCCGGAATCAAAAGCGGTATGTGCCTGTGCGATAAGTATCCGCTGCATATTTTCTGGTAAGGATTCGGCAAAAATTAATGCTTCATCCAGACTGTCATAGGCGGTGTCCGGTACGGTAAACCCAGTCGGTAGCATAAACGTTGCGGAATAAGCGAAAGACAGCAAACTGCCCATCAACGTCACTCCTGTCGCGCCCCCTAATTCATAAGACACTTCTTCGATTGATGCTGCCATACCCGCTTTTGCTGCGGGAGCAACCTGCATGATGGTGCTTGATGCGGCTGTCATGGTTGATCCCACGCCAGCACCAATCACCGTCAAGCTGATGACTTGTATGATAATGGGCGCATTGTGCAGCAGCAGATAGCTGCCCATTCCCAGCCCCGAAATCAGCAGGCCTGCCGCCAGTATTTTCCCGCTATTCACATGCGGCAATATCTTTCCGGTCAACGGGCCGGAAATAAAGGAGGCCAACGAGAGCGGTAAAATGAACAATCCGGCCTGCAACGGGGACAACCCGACCACCAATTGTAATCGCTGTGTGAAAGCCAGTTCCATTCCGATCAATGCGGCGGCCGCCACAATGGCCGCTGCTACAGCAGCGCTGAAAGGCCGTAGGCGGAAGAGGGAAAAGTCTACTAAAGGATGCGTGCTGTTACGTTGACGCCTAACGAACAGAGTAATGAATGCTACGCCAATAAGTAGAGCGATCAACGTATCGTTATAAGAGGGAACCCGCTTACCCAACTCTTTGATGGCATAGGTCACACCAATTAAACCCACCATGATTAATAGAGAACCGATGAAATCCCAGCGATGTGACGCGTTACCTGGCCGATGTGGAATCACGGTGATTCCCATGATGAGCGCAAGCAGCACAACCGGTACATTAATGAGAAAAACCGATCCCCACCAGAAGTACTCAAGCAGTATTCCGCCCATCACGGGGCCAAATGCCGCACCGCCGGATGCGACCGCAGCCCAGATACCAATCGCCAGCGCGCGTTCCCGTTCATCAGAGAAGGTTAGACGGATAATCGAGAGGGTGGCAGGCATCATCATGGCTGCCCCTACCGCCAGCAGCGCGCGCGCGGCGATAAGAATACCGGGGGTGGGCGAATAAGCCGCCAGCAATGACGCTATACAAAAAACCACCAGGCCAGAAATAAATAAAGGCTTATGTCCTAGCTTATCACCCAGTGTGCCCATGCCCAGCAGCAAGCCAGAAGCAACCAGCGCATAGATATTAACGATCCACAGCTTATCCGATGCGGTGGCGTGCAAATCATGGGTTAGCGTTGGGAGCGCGGTGTACAGCACCGTCATGTCGATAACAATCAAGAACAGGGCACTGGAAACAATGGCCAAAATCAGCCATTTTTTGGGTGATTGCATAGCAGGTTCTCTATCTTATATTTTCTTTTTAATCAGTAGGATAGCGCTCCGCCTATATAGCACTACCTTTTTTAAAAGATATTTTAACCGGATGTCGATGTCATGATATTAGTTTTTGTACCGAATTTACATGAGTGTCCGATTTTACGCGATTACGCCCTTGTTCTTTTGCCATGTACAATAATTTGTCGGCTTCTTTAAACGCATCATGGAAATCTTCAAGGCTTTCCAGATGAAAAAAACTGACACCTATACTGGTTGTGCATCGAACAGTATGACCATTTGAAATAGCTAATGATGATCCTTCTATAATAGATCGTATCCTCTCTGCTATCTCTAGGCAGCCATTTACTGAGAGACCCTGAATTATTATTAAAAACTCCTCTCCTCCCCATCGGCACAGCAGGTCTTGAGTTCGGGTATGCTGCTTAAGGGTCGCAGAAAATTCTCTGATGACATTATCGCCTATATCATGTCCATAGGTATCATTAATTTTTTTAAAGTGGTCAATATCAAGAACAAGCAGAGACATCATTTTATTCTCTCCACCACGCATGGAATTAATGATATTCATCATGTGTTGATTGAGTGAACGCCTATTTAACATGCCTGTTAGTGCATCATGGTTACTGATTAATTCTATTCTTTTAATGCTTTTTTTATTTTTGTTAATAAAAAATGATGCAATAAGTACGGTGGCGATAATAACGGAGGTGTTAATTTGGAATAAATAAGATAGCTCGAATAAATATTCTTTTTCGATTTTTTCATGAACAGAGAGCAATCTATTTATATAAATATAATTTAATGCCATGCCTGTTGCTGAGCACATTACAATGATTTTGTTAAATGAGTGAGATAAAGAAAGATAAATCAATGGCAATATTGCCAATACACTTAGCGTGATGTTTAACGATGCTATGAAAAAGATAACAATAAGAGGGTAAAGTATAAATAATGGTTTTTTTATGATTGCTTTAATTGAGTTTTTTGATATGTTAAAAGTATTGTTTTTTTTCTTTGTCATGTTTAGAAATAAAAAGACAAAAATAACACCACAGCTCAACTCTTCACTAAACCACTTTCTTGAGAGAATAAAAACATTTTCATTGTCGGTGTTTGTTAATAAATACAACCCATAAAATGCTGCTGAAAAAACAGACCCTACAGAAATAGAGATAAATATAAAAAAAATGTAGTTTTTACTTAACTGACTATGCGTTTTACCTCTTGTCTTTAAAAAAATTATTAATGTCATCCATGCGGTAATAAAAAAAATAGAACTTATTGCGCAGAGAATGACTTTCTCAAAAAAAGATTGATTATTTTTAAGATAAATGTCGGGTAGTAACATACCGATAAAACCGATCATGCATAAAATAACGCTGTGCAATAATTTATTTTTTATGCTTGTATCTCGACTGCGATAGCGCATAAGAAAGCAAAATAAGAGAATGTCTACTGGCCAGAATAGCGAGGTATCGTCAAGCAGCCGAAAAGACAAACCTAAGTAACTCATGATTAAGGTTGAACTGAAAATAATTAATAATTCATGTGTGCGAATTTTCATTTTTTTTCCCGATTAACCTATTTTACCCTGTGTCACTTTTGTACCAGAATCACCATAAATTACCTTCTTATCTTACATCATTTTATACATTTCTGACGTCATGGTGAAAAGTGAACTCAATAGGTGAATTCACTTAACCATGACCTTGCTCTGTCTTATCAGGATGAGGCGTTAATTGGCATGAAGGAGGTGAGGGCCACGCTCCAGAAATGTTTGAATATCTTTTTTGTTTTTCAATATAAAGAACTGATCTTTTTCGTTATTTTCATCCGTTAAGCTGATACAGAATCGCTCGAGCGTGTCGTGTAAGCACGCCAGACGGCAGGATACATTCAACTCGCTATTGGTCATACCATATTCCAATTCCAACGCTCGCTGATGTGCTGGGGGCAGAATGTCGTTAGGCGCTAAAATTAACTGAAGATGGGTATGCCAGGAATAATCGCTAGTGGGATCGATTGTCGACGGCTCAATACCTTCAATGTTGAGAATTCGCGTAAGAATGAAGTCATTAAATTGCTGCTTGGTATGGCAGTAAGCACGTACTCGCCACCGTAACCCATCATTGCCTAAAGCATGTGGGGAAATGAGCCGTGGCGAATTATCCATGGATGATGAGGATTGATAACGCATGCTCACCGCCTTTTTTTCACGAATCGCACTGGCAATGACTTCAACAACCTGCTCATTGTAAATATTGAGCGGGATATGAACCCAGCCCACTTCTGGTGCTGACTCAATGAAGCTGGCATCTGCTTCCAGTACGCCCGTCTTCATGGCCAATAATTCTGCTAAATAGCGCTGAGCTGAATTTTGTGGGTAGACGGCAGAGAAGGTTGGCGTGGTTGTGTAAGTTTTGGTGCGCCGATCGTAGACCAGATTATAGGGCGCGATCTCAATATATTTAGCGATGTCGAGTGATGCCTGGGGGATCGATAACCCAAAAAAAGAGGTTAAATCTGTACGATTTATGTGCCCATTCCACCGTAACCGAAAGTCAATGAACTGAAGGCGACGTTCCAACCCCCAACTGCGGCCTTTCACTACCTGATCTGAACCTGTTACTGAAGTCTTAGTCATATGCGTATAAAAATTATATTGATAAAAAAAATATATGCATTATTATGCGCCAAACTGGCCTTAGCGTCTATCTCTGACTTCGAATCACGGGAGGGATAGCTGCATGCCGCGTTTAGGTTCGATTAGAGGTGTTAAGTCATGAAACCAGCGTTCAACGATGCATTTGACTGTCATTCTGTCATCACTGGTGGGGAGATTCAGCGATGAGTGTTGTGCATTCTCATTCAAGCAGATTCAATCCAATATTATTTAACTTACTTAAATCATTAGTTTATTTTTTCGTTTCTGGCAGCGTAGTGGCGGCAGAATCTCATTACGACACGTTAATTATTAACGCCCGGCAAGGTGATATCTCCCCTGCGACGTCATGGCTTGATGGGGAATCCAGAAATCGCGTACTGACCGTAGCGGAGGTCACTGACTGGCTGCTAATTACCAGTTGGGCGGGAAAGGATACGGAAGTGATCCGAATTTGGGAAACCTATTCGCCAACGATGTCATTGCCCAATCCAGCAATGAGCGCGGCGGCTAAATCCTACCGTAACCTCCGCCAATGGCCGTTATCAGTGGAATTATGGCAGCGAGTTTTACAACGCTCCCCACGAGATGATGATGCGCGTAGTGGTTTGATACTCACCCTCGCCGATGCCGGACAGACAAAAACAGCGCTGGAACTCGCTACGTCTCGCGTTAAACGCGCGCCAACGGCAAGCCATTGGCGTGAATTAGCATGGGTGCAGCGTATCGCGGGGCAGCATACTGATTCCCTCTTTTCTATCGTTCAAGCCATGCGCCATGCACCGCAGGATAAAACGCTGCTTTCTGATTACAGCGATATACTTTCCAGTAATACGATTAGTGCACCTGCGTTGAAAGCATTGGAAGACGGTAAACCTCGTATCTTCCAGACTGATGACAGGCAACGCCCGCGAGAGTTGGATGCGGCGGCTGAGCTGGTCCGTCTTGCGTTTATCGACTCAACAACGGAAAACGAACGTTTTGTTGTGGCGGATCGCGCTTTGGCTCGTTATGACCGCTTGATGGATCAATGGCGAACGCTTCCTTCTGCGAAAACCAGCTATCGTCACGCTCGAATTGATCGGCTCGGTGCATTGCTCGTCCGCTATCGCATGGAGGATATTATTTCGGAGTATCAATCACTCCTAAAAGAAGGGGAGATTCCCGGCTATGCACGATGCTGGGTGGCTTCTGCCTATCTCTATCTGAAGCAACCTGAAAAAGCAGAGCAGATTCTTCGTTCGGTCATACAAGAAGATCCTGCTCAGCGCATTCAGATTGTACGGAAAGGCGATTTTTTCTACAGCATCCTGGAGAGTGAGAAAGTTGAACAGGCCGCGCAGCTGTCAGCTCAAGATGAAGAAAAAACGCCTTATAAGAAACGTGTTTATGGCCTGCCAACTTTCATACCTAACGATGATTGGGTTGATATCAAATATCTGCGTATACAGTCGCTGATTTCCCATAACGATCTGCCGGCTGCGCAACGATTGGTGGAAAGCCTGGCCTCTAGTGGGCCAGGGAACCAAGCGCTGAGCATCAGTTTAGCCGGGGTGTATCTAAACAGGGGATGGCCGCGTCGTGCCGAAGCGTTATTAAAGCGGGCTGAGTTGTTGGAAGCGAGATCGTTCCGGTTGGAAACCTATCAAGGACTCACCGCCTTGGAATTGCAGGAGTGGCGCCAGCTTGATCAGTTGACCGACGATACGAAAGCTCGCTATCCAGATGATTTTTCTGTGAAACGATTAGCGCGTTTGCGTCAGGTTCATCACATGGCGGAGCTGCGTATTGCTGGGACTCAGGGCATCAAGTCTGACAGTCCAGCCAAAGGAATGAATGACACGGATATTGATGCCGTGCTCTACAGCCCTCCGTTTGCCGACCATTGGCGAGTGTTTTCTGGAGGGGCTTTTAATCAAAGTGATTTCACGGAAGGGCGAGCTACTCATCGCATTCTGCGCGGTGGTGTGGAATTTACCAACCGCGACAATTGGGCTGAAGCTGAGTTTTCACACCGAAATTTTGGATTTGGCTCTGACATCGGTGCGCGCCTCTCTTATCGCCATGACATTAATGATGTTTGGCGTGTCGGTCTTAATGCTGAACGGCTAATGCGCAGCACACCGCTACGCGCACTTAAAAATGGCGTAACGGCGAATGGCGGTGGGGGATATGTCCGTTGGCGGCAAAGCGAACGGCGCTCATGGCAAGCAGATCTCTCGAACGGGTGGTTTTCTGATGGTAACAGACGTCAGGACTATACGCTGAGTGGGCAAGAGCGAGTCTTTTCATCACCGTTTTTAACGCTGGATTTCACCCCGTCAATCGGTTTGGGGTCAAACAGCAAGCAGGGCGTTCCTTATTACAATCCGCGGAATTATGTGGCTGTGCTACCCGCCGTCACCCTCGATCACCTGCTTTACCGACATTACCAGACGGAGTGGCATCAAGAGATAAACGCTGGCGTAGGGCGTTACTGGCAGAAAGGTGAATCCGCAGGGGCTATCACCACGATCGGATATGGGCAAAGAGTTCGGTGGAATGACGTACTGGATATGGGGGTGAGTGCCCAGTGGGATAAGCGGCCTTACGATGGCAAGCGGGAGCAGAACGTGTCGCTATCTTTTGATTTGAATTATCGGTTTTGAGGGGAAAGATGATGTCATTCATACGATTACGAAACTTTGTGATGACGTTGGGGGTGTTAATGATCACCGCCTGTGCGCATTCCGTTGACGTGAAATATAGCTCGCCAGCAGAACGCCCTATCTTGGTCAAAGAACAGCCTTGGAAGGCTAATCAATATGTTGTTATCGCTTATCACGACGTTGCGGATGAGGGTGCCGATCAGCGGTTTATGGCGGTACGAACTCAAGCACTTAATGAACACTTTAGCTGGCTGAGGGAAAATGGTTACCACCCGGTGTCCGTTGATGACATTCTGGCAGCGGGTTCTGGAGGGAAACCGCTCCCGGACAGGGCGGTGTTACTGACCTTTGATGATGGTTACAGCAGTTTTTATCATCGCGTTTACCCTCTCCTGAAAGCTTATGGGTGGCCAGCGGTACTGGCACCCGTTGGGCGCTGGCTGGACACACCAGAAAACCAGGCAGTGGATTTTAGCGGTGTTCAATTACCCCGTGACTATTTTCTTACCTGGCAGCAAGTCAGTGAAATGGCGCAATCTGGCCTGGTAGAAATTGGGGCACATACTTATGACTTACATAAAGGGATTCAGGCAAACCCGCAGGGGAATATGGAACCTGCCGCCGTCACTCGCCGCTATTTTCCAGAGAGTAAGCGATACGAAACGCGTGATGAGTATCGTACACGTTTTGCGCATGATACGGATCTTATTACGAAAAGAATCACTGACGCGACGGGGAAAAAACCGCGGGTTTGGGTCTGGCCTTATGGCGCGGTGGGGGGCGATGCGTTAAGCATTGTTAAGCAGCACGGCTATCAGCTAGCACTAACGCTTGGAGGTGGGCCTGCATCGACTGACTCGCCGTATAACGTTCCTCGGATACTGATTAACAATAATCCTGATGTACAGCAGTTTGCGCTGTTGGTTAGTTATGTCCGAGAACCCGAGGTTATACGGGTCGCGCATATCGATCTGGATTATGTTTATGACACCGATAAAGCGCAGCAGTCGCGTAATGTAGATGCATTAATTCAACGCATTGCCGACTTGCGTATTAACACCGTTTATCTTCAGGCGTTCTCCGATCCAAACGGTGATGGCAATGTCCAGTCACTTTATTTCCCTAATCGCTGGATGCCCGTCCGAGAAGACTTATTCAATCATGTGGCCTGGCAACTAGCCTCGCGGGCGCTTGTTAGCGTTTATGCCTGGATGCCGGTGCTGGCTTTTGATATGGATGACGAGACGTTACAGCGGGTTGAGCGGATCGACAGTGAGAGCGGGCAACGTAGTATCAACCACAGCCAATATCGGCGTTTATCGCTATGGGATGCGGAGGCCAGAAGACGCATTACTGATATTTATGAGGATCTTTCCGCCCACGCCATGTTTGGCGGTATCTTATTCCATGACGATGCCGTACTTGCAGACGATGAAGATGCAAGCTATCAGGCTATACAGGCATATCAAGAGGCCGGATTCCCTGACACGATTGTCAGTATTCGTCGCGACCCCCAGCTTACGGCACGCTGGACGCGGTTTAAAAGTAAAGCGTTAACGGACTTTACGCTTGAGCTAGCCGCTCGTGTGCATGAGGTCCGAGGCCCGCAAGTTCAGACTGCACGCAACATTTTCGCGCTCCCCGCTATCGAGCCAGAGAGTGAAGCATGGTTCTCCCAAAATCTGGATGACTTCCTTGCCGCTTATGATTGGGTTGCCCCCATGGCCATGCCATTGATGGAAAACGTTGCGTCCAGAGACAGCGATGCGTGGTTGCAAAAACTGGTACAAGAAGTAGCTCGTCGCCCCGGCGCACTGAATAAAACGGTATTTGAACTTCAGGCAAGGGATTGGCGTGTGCCGGGAGAACCGTGGTTAGACACTGCGCAATTGGTTAAATGGATGACCGTGTTGCAACTGAATGGTGCAAAAAATTACGGTTATTATCCGGATGATTTTCTTAACAATAAGCCTGAATTAGAAAGCATCCGCCCCATGATCTCATCAGAATGGTACCCACTGCCATGATAGAGCGAATTCTAGCTTTCTTAATCTTATGCCTGATGATCGGCATCCCTTTTGGTGTGATGTTCTCTTTTACGGGGGATGTCATTCTAAACTTTACCTTTTTCTGGCCTTTGTTGATGTCTGGGCTATGGATAACGGGTGGGTTGTATTTCTGGTTTCACCATGAGCGTCATTGGCGCTGGGGAGAGGGGGTGATACCCGACGAACCAGCTGGACGTCCGTTAGTGTCTATCTTGATCCCCTGTTATAACGAGGGGCCTAACGTGTGCGAAACCATTGAAGCGGCATTAGCACAACGTTATACCCATATCGAAGTGATTGCGGTGAATGACGGCTCCAATGATGATACGGGAGAGATGCTCGATCGGTTGGCGGATCAACATGACAAACTGCGAGTCATTCATCTTGCGCATAATCAGGGCAAAGCGTTGGCACTTCAAACTGCCTGTGCGGCCGCTCAGAGCGATCTGCTGGTGTGTATTGATGGCGATGCGCTTCTCGATCCTGATGCTGTCGCCTATTTGGTTAACCCATTAATCAATAATCCACGGGTCGGTGCCGTAACGGGGAACCCAAGGATAAGGACGCGTTCGACGCTGGTTGGTCGTATTCAGGTTGGTGAATTCTCCTCTATTATTGGTTTGATCAAACGCACACAGCGGGTTTACGGCAAAGTTTTCACGGTTTCTGGCGTTATCGCCGCTTTTCGTCGCAGTGC
The window above is part of the Pectobacterium araliae genome. Proteins encoded here:
- the pgaC gene encoding poly-beta-1,6-N-acetyl-D-glucosamine synthase; this translates as MIERILAFLILCLMIGIPFGVMFSFTGDVILNFTFFWPLLMSGLWITGGLYFWFHHERHWRWGEGVIPDEPAGRPLVSILIPCYNEGPNVCETIEAALAQRYTHIEVIAVNDGSNDDTGEMLDRLADQHDKLRVIHLAHNQGKALALQTACAAAQSDLLVCIDGDALLDPDAVAYLVNPLINNPRVGAVTGNPRIRTRSTLVGRIQVGEFSSIIGLIKRTQRVYGKVFTVSGVIAAFRRSALAEVGYWSTDMITEDIDISWKLQLRHWTIFFEPRALCWILMPEKLSGLWKQRLRWAQGGAEVFLKNFRHLWSWRYRRMWPLFLEYSISILWAFTYAMSVVLYLLGFLIPLPEGIRVETLFPPAFTGMMIGVVCLIQFVVSMLIERRYEKDIGKYLFWVIWYPMVYWTLSLFTSLISFPKVMLRSRKKRARWESPDRGIERG
- a CDS encoding WYL domain-containing protein, producing MKGRSWGLERRLQFIDFRLRWNGHINRTDLTSFFGLSIPQASLDIAKYIEIAPYNLVYDRRTKTYTTTPTFSAVYPQNSAQRYLAELLAMKTGVLEADASFIESAPEVGWVHIPLNIYNEQVVEVIASAIREKKAVSMRYQSSSSMDNSPRLISPHALGNDGLRWRVRAYCHTKQQFNDFILTRILNIEGIEPSTIDPTSDYSWHTHLQLILAPNDILPPAHQRALELEYGMTNSELNVSCRLACLHDTLERFCISLTDENNEKDQFFILKNKKDIQTFLERGPHLLHAN
- the pgaA gene encoding poly-beta-1,6 N-acetyl-D-glucosamine export porin PgaA; protein product: MSVVHSHSSRFNPILFNLLKSLVYFFVSGSVVAAESHYDTLIINARQGDISPATSWLDGESRNRVLTVAEVTDWLLITSWAGKDTEVIRIWETYSPTMSLPNPAMSAAAKSYRNLRQWPLSVELWQRVLQRSPRDDDARSGLILTLADAGQTKTALELATSRVKRAPTASHWRELAWVQRIAGQHTDSLFSIVQAMRHAPQDKTLLSDYSDILSSNTISAPALKALEDGKPRIFQTDDRQRPRELDAAAELVRLAFIDSTTENERFVVADRALARYDRLMDQWRTLPSAKTSYRHARIDRLGALLVRYRMEDIISEYQSLLKEGEIPGYARCWVASAYLYLKQPEKAEQILRSVIQEDPAQRIQIVRKGDFFYSILESEKVEQAAQLSAQDEEKTPYKKRVYGLPTFIPNDDWVDIKYLRIQSLISHNDLPAAQRLVESLASSGPGNQALSISLAGVYLNRGWPRRAEALLKRAELLEARSFRLETYQGLTALELQEWRQLDQLTDDTKARYPDDFSVKRLARLRQVHHMAELRIAGTQGIKSDSPAKGMNDTDIDAVLYSPPFADHWRVFSGGAFNQSDFTEGRATHRILRGGVEFTNRDNWAEAEFSHRNFGFGSDIGARLSYRHDINDVWRVGLNAERLMRSTPLRALKNGVTANGGGGYVRWRQSERRSWQADLSNGWFSDGNRRQDYTLSGQERVFSSPFLTLDFTPSIGLGSNSKQGVPYYNPRNYVAVLPAVTLDHLLYRHYQTEWHQEINAGVGRYWQKGESAGAITTIGYGQRVRWNDVLDMGVSAQWDKRPYDGKREQNVSLSFDLNYRF
- the pgaB gene encoding poly-beta-1,6-N-acetyl-D-glucosamine N-deacetylase PgaB, which gives rise to MSFIRLRNFVMTLGVLMITACAHSVDVKYSSPAERPILVKEQPWKANQYVVIAYHDVADEGADQRFMAVRTQALNEHFSWLRENGYHPVSVDDILAAGSGGKPLPDRAVLLTFDDGYSSFYHRVYPLLKAYGWPAVLAPVGRWLDTPENQAVDFSGVQLPRDYFLTWQQVSEMAQSGLVEIGAHTYDLHKGIQANPQGNMEPAAVTRRYFPESKRYETRDEYRTRFAHDTDLITKRITDATGKKPRVWVWPYGAVGGDALSIVKQHGYQLALTLGGGPASTDSPYNVPRILINNNPDVQQFALLVSYVREPEVIRVAHIDLDYVYDTDKAQQSRNVDALIQRIADLRINTVYLQAFSDPNGDGNVQSLYFPNRWMPVREDLFNHVAWQLASRALVSVYAWMPVLAFDMDDETLQRVERIDSESGQRSINHSQYRRLSLWDAEARRRITDIYEDLSAHAMFGGILFHDDAVLADDEDASYQAIQAYQEAGFPDTIVSIRRDPQLTARWTRFKSKALTDFTLELAARVHEVRGPQVQTARNIFALPAIEPESEAWFSQNLDDFLAAYDWVAPMAMPLMENVASRDSDAWLQKLVQEVARRPGALNKTVFELQARDWRVPGEPWLDTAQLVKWMTVLQLNGAKNYGYYPDDFLNNKPELESIRPMISSEWYPLP